The following is a genomic window from Neodiprion pinetum isolate iyNeoPine1 chromosome 3, iyNeoPine1.2, whole genome shotgun sequence.
TTGTTATTTAGTCCGTTAACCAATTTTGTCACAATTATATAAACACGTGgtccgtgaatttttttcacgtattttTAAACCGTCCGAGAACATTCACACATTTTGACTTGAAAcgtgaaacaaaaagaaaaaaaaagttccagaattttttcaagatagAACATACTCGTTCCATTTTTATCGCACACTCTGTCATCTTTTCGCACATTTTGTCTCAGTTCAGTTCAAATTGAATTCCATCTTTCGTAGATcggttattgaaaaaaaattgcgatcgGTAGGATCGTCGGTGTACTGTTTCAACGCGACTCGCGATAAAAGTGAACTCCGCGATTGAGAACGGCCGAtttttactattattgttaCCGCGATTATCGACTGGGACGAACCATTGTACCGACTGATCCGATTGAATTCTATTAATTCCAACCGATTTACGTCAGATTTCATTGTCTCCCGTAACTTTTTACGCCGTTTTTATTCGGTCCCTTCTTGTTACAACTAGAGCTCTCCTGAAATCGGTATTTGGAAAGTGCGATTTTCGCtcgaaaagaaaacagaaaaacattCAAACAAAGCCGTGTTGCCTGCATAGATAGACGATTGGGGACTGAAGTTTCCCCTTTAGAGTTGTGAAACCCGAAGCCGAGATTAGACAATTCTACGATCTATAGAGAGCACCGTTGATTACGATGAATGATGAAAAGGCATCAAGCGGTTCTCTTATCAGGGTAACCCGTTCGGAATTTCTTAAAGTGAAAGTTAGgagaaaagataaataattttgaaagaaaaaatagtttaaaaatatCCACCGATAACGGTGAACACAAATGAAACAATATCTCTATCATGCGTTAGAAATGATCCTGAGTAAATTCTGGGCAAGCATTAAATTCGGATGAAAAACACTGGCGTTTAATCATCTTTGAGGTTCATAGTTGTTAaacattttctcaaattgttgatatcCTAGCCAgggttattcaaatttaatttccaaaaACAGCACATGTAAACAAATGATCGAAAATCGTGCTTTTCCACGGCAAAAAGGATTTTTTGCTAATATACCATCAAAATCCGAAtgccaatttttacacaaacttAATAtacaccaaaaaattttatagaatatttttaaaattgttcgtcatttcaattatattggatccaccatttccaattttgaaatttcgacttCAGATCCGTAAGCAGTGATCCCGAAAACTATGAATTTTATCAAGATTAACTTTTTGAATTTACGTgtgccatattggatccgccattttgaatttttgaatttcgagtgTAGAAATTCATAATCAGCGACTTCAGAAAATTGTATCCACGAAAGGGTTAAACTCATTTCTACCACATTGTTGCAGGGATGTTGTTTCATTGATCGTCTTCGCTATAATATAAACATTGACGCAAATGACATTATTTTCTACACCGTCTTCTCccttttttaaacttttcccGCCAATTTCTTACAGCATTAATCACGCTCCGAAATCCAATGTCCGGTTTGTCCTGTTCGGGCGGAGAAGGCGGTGGAGGATCGTTTTTCCCCTTTTCCGGATCGACGCTGGCGAGAGATTTGGGCCTGATCTGCAGATCCTGGCTCTCGAGATTCTCGCTCTTTCTCGTCGGAGGATCCGGTATGAAATTCGCCTCGGATCCCTGATCGAATCCCTCGTTCGTAAAGCCGGCCGTGCTGCGCTTGTTCAACGTCTTGACCCTGTTGTTCGATTCTTCGATCGTTTTTCTCGCGTTTGAAAACTCCATGATTTCCGGTTCGTTTCGCGGCAGTTCCTCGACCGCTTCCGCCATCGGCATCATCCGCGGTGGCATGGGTTTAGACTTTTCAAGCGGACTCTCGTAAGTTTCTTCGAAATCTTCATTATTTCCCCCGGATTTTCCGAACTGCGACGGTTTCAAGTTACTCTCTATCACCACTTCCGCATACCCCGACATTTTTGaagatttataaattattttatttatttttaattgctaTTTATTTATCGTCTATGATTCGATGATCTTTGTTACACTTCTTCCACCGCGATGTTACACCGATATTCATTCGTTACTGCACGCTTAACTTATTTATTCGTGCCATATATCATCGATGATGACAATTCTTTTTCCCCCGCAACAATATTCCCGAGATTTGTATTAGCCAATATGGCGCCGCGCTTCGTGAACAGCTGATCGTTTCAGACTGATATAACAAATTGATTCTACAAGTTACAGAATACTTTCTATTGCAAACTGTCAGACTTTAAAGGCACCTTGAATCaatacgaaataaaattatacactgtaaaaaaaaaaaaatatctttgttAACATTAATACAAAAGTCtgggaattttctttttctttttgcgtATACccttcacaaaatttcaaatacgatATTGAGTATAAAAAGCGTGgaatttttatgataaaaGCATCGGTTCGTAATATTGTTACATATACTCAAGtatttaaattattgtatacatgtacgGGATAATAAACCATTCagaagaatattttctttcggTTCAGAAAGATTCGACAAATGACAGAAAAATCCAATGAAATATAAAGCGGATACCTTTTCAAATCGtggttgtaaaattattattcctcttatttaatttaatattcatttgaaaattcgatatttgcATATAGCGATTTGTATACAATAACGATGTTCTCGTTTCTATTCTCGCATCgtattgtttaaataaaaattttgtgaataaaaatgacttGTATAATAATGTTCAATTTGACGTAGATCGTATTTTTCGTTCGGTTCcaattgaaattccgaatcgTATTATGTTTTCAACGCACCGCTACCACCAAATGAgttaatatacacatattgtTATCGCCAGggcaaaaaatgtatttttactttgcttgttcgaaaaattcttgaaCGATTTTTAGATATTCAATGTTGTGTATATTAAATTCTACATCAGTGTATTCAAGTTATTGTTCAATTATCAATTCAGCCATACGAGTTCATGAATTTGCATTTCATGTACCTAGTTTGTAAATTTCATATGACATTGTACGATAAATATCTTGTAAATATGTTGTAAATTTACTTTCGAAGTTTACTTTCGATTACCGTAGAATGCGTAAGGCTAAGAATTTATTCATCTCTCAGAGATAATATTCTAGACACGAACACATAGTGTGGGCCTTATTTGCGattgggaaaaattttgatgtgtTCACCCGCCAGATTGGCTccaagtatttaaaaaaaatctgtacaaaAGATCAGTTGTCTAtcttttttataacatttaaataacatgcgTTTTTATGACGCTCCCAGTttcgatttttgattttcacgtTCTTGGCAATGAAAAAATCTGGGACTTGTATAATACCTTATGTAAGCTTCTGAAAAGAACCCAAAGTTTCTTGGACTTTTCACTATTACGCTTCAAACAATTACGTTTgatattaaaaatcattttcgaGGCACatcacgattttttcatacttGAAGTACGTTTTGGATagcatttgaataatttatggTTCTCTTAGTGTacatgaaaaatagaaataatgtTCGATCGTCGGgggtacataaatatatataatacatgtaaataAGTCCACAATATATAGACGGATTTTGTATAATACCTAGGAAATGAACGACAAGGATAGAGAAATGAAACatgaatacttgaaaaaagaaatttccagATCATcaacgaataaattttaatttcaggGGCTTAAATATAGGATATTATAAGTCCCAGATTTTTTCAGCGTCCGGAAGgtgatattaaaaaatcgaaagtggGAGCGTCATAAGAAAacatgttattcaaatgggGGAAAATTAGTCCTCGGGGTCACTCCTTTGCATTGATATAGAGAGCTGATctttttcacagattttttttaaatacataatTGAAGTCAATTTGAGGAGCGAacgcataaaattttttccaaccccCCAATAAGGACCATCATAATATACACGtacttttgtaatttttttttttaaccattcgATTTTCGAAGCTTTTACACcatcttcaattttattcatttataaacCATTTTTCTCAGAAACTCTTTCTCCCCTGTGCAAGAACTCTGCTTAAAGACGTGCggttgaaaaacaaagttACAAAACTAAACAATACGGAAATTTATACAGAGATaaagtttatttgaattaaaattaccgcaatattgttaaatttatattgttttttCGCGTTTTATTTTCCGTCTTAATTCACAGTTGTTTCACCGCTGTCCGATTCCACAgcaaaatttgcgaaaaaaacataaaacaaaaaagaaaaaaaaaacaaaaagtccCACCAGATACCGATTATGAGTTAGTGGTAAACAGACGCGTTACAAGATCGTGCAGGAATATAATATCGTAACTATAAGGATACGTCGAGTATCGAGTTTGATTTTATCACGattgattaatatttatatatcaaCGATCGTGCTGGACGATTAagaatatcgttgaaattaatttcatattaatttatattaattattatcaactaTACAGAATAAAACTCGCTGAATTGCACAGCGTGCAAGTTTCGCGATATCGCGGCGAACCGTCGCCCGCCGGTGTTTTTTGAACGTGCAGGTGAATACTTAATGCGAGCGGTGTATACACAACAATTAATTAACACTAAACAACCGGAGTTATAACGATCAGATGGCGGGCGGAGCGCGGCTGAATGACCGTTGATTTGTTGCTTCTTCAAGCGTCTCGGAACGACTGATTGCTATTTAGCAATACCCGATATCGCCAGTAATTGCGGCACACAATTCAAACCGAACAAAAGTGCAGGTTCTTTTCACCGTTTCTTTTCCATCGTGTACcttacacatatacatatacatgtatatatatatatatatatatgtgtgtgtgtgtgtgtgtagacACTCCAGGCTTTCTATAATACGCGACAAGCGAATAATCGCGATCACGTTTaagatttattaatttttttcaaccgtccagacttttttttttttatgcaacgTTATTATACGACTATCGTGTATGACAAAGATGGTGATTAAATACTCACAATTGTTATAATATACGTGCTTTTGTCGATTGATATAAGAGAAGTTAATCTTCCGATTAAGtacttttttgttcattttattattgttaaatcAAGTAACATTtaatttggtaaatttgacaaatttcaGTTTGGTTGAGTACACCTGGATACATAATTAACGCGTTATTCCCGATTTTCGTAACGCATTCTACGCGCATCGACATTTCGTGATCGCGATCTTGATTCGCACTGTCCGAAATCTGCGAgagttgttattattatacccgcGCGATGCGACGCAGAAGACAaatatgaggaaaaaaaaatctgtgatATAGCCTTTGTTCAGTAGCCTCGCTCCAAACTGCATCATGtgcgttaaaaatttctcaatgcTGTTTCTCCATGGTCGTCCTCCACCGTATTTGTtgtctttttacttttttcgtcTCGTACCGCGATTCTGACGTCAATTGTTTCGACGGTCCACTTATAGTCTGCGTTTTTATCTGTTTTAGTCGTTCTCTGTAACATCGGGGGTGTAACTCAGTGGTAGAGTGTCTGCTTCGCATGCTGAAAGTCCTGGGTTCAAATCCCAGCTCCTCCAAAGCccgtaaattttttcctttttttttgtccttctTTTTCCATTTGTACTTGTTCTGTGATTTTGCTGCTTTTCGTTatcttgaaatatttacatAGATTTTTACTATCTATCAACAAAACAgcggaatatttttacatgatATATTAATAGATAAGTAAAAGTGAATCTTGTAGACTCATTTCTAGTGATCTTAtagatatttcattttaaatctTTGTCATACAGCATTCTCCGATCGCAGACTCGCAACTCGAAAAATTGTCCGGTAtttagtttgaaattttgaaaactaattaatattttcgattggacaaaaaatttttagaacaTGGCCGTGAATCTATTCgcgcgaaattttttaatgcgAATAAAACACGCTGAATAAAATGTTGCGATTACGTACGATTATACATAATACTTAATGATGTATTGCAAAAAGCGcgctgaaaatttgaataatcagTTGCGCGGGAATATTGAAACAAGCATAAATTTTCGTCAGCAATTTTTACAAAGACGTGGATGTTATAAACAGGCGGAGTAACTGATTATGTATCtatgattaattaattccGTAACGTATTATTTGCAGGATTTCTTCACGCTGGTTTGATTTAATCGTACTTATCGTGTTAACAGAAATAAGGTGTAACAGCTAGGCGCAAAGATTTCACCTGCACCGCGACGCTTTCGTTATGTATTATAAATCGTTTATACCGTCtatttgttggttttttttctttttacttctaCTACTACAACTAATTTTATCGTAGAATTGCAAAATATCACAATCTTACTGCAGCATCGATTTATCTCGCTTTTATATTCATCAACagactatatatatatatatatctggcTATATAAGCTGTCGTTTATTACAGACTGCAAGCATGATGTTATACTTAAATGTCCGTTGATTTGCATGgaattttctctcttcgtgtaactctatatatatatatatatatatatacaacagTGAAATAGCATAATAGTTTCATTGCGATAGCGATCTTCTCTTCCGTAGTTATTTATAACAATCGTAGACGACGTTGACAATAAGAGCCGGTGATAGTTATGACTTCTTGAAAAAGGAAGTTTATAGCGATCAACCGTGACTCGGGACAAGCTAACTTTGCATGGcatgataaaaaagaagaagaaaataaaaagaaagtcaAACTTGAGATTCATCCGTCGCATTTGTTTTCCATTTCCCAATTCTCTCACACTGTTACACTACATAGGGATAAGTTATACATTATTCTCCATTGtgcaaaaatcattttaaattttttgtctcgtCGGAATCTCTCTACAttacattccaaataataattataaacgtAAATGACACTGGGGATTTTTGCGCTAATTTTGCAGCTATGCAATCGTTACTGTTAATACTATTTAAGCTTACgatttatatatacgtacacataaTACTACATACAAAATTAGTTGATATTCTTAACGTTTTAAGTTTAAACAATACTTAATCGCTTAAAAGTTGCGTGAATTACaaagtaaaacaatttttaacacaTTTTTTCCTTTACACTTACAACGGAAATCCCCCTTTAAAAAATGATGACTTACCCCAGTATTACCACCGTCGGGATTAATAGGTGTTACAGTTGTCGTCGCCATTGCGGTCAATTTTACGTATCGTTATTAAATATTGGGAACCTGAGAACTTTTGTCAATACAACTATTTCCTCCCCTTgtattatttcaataatatcaCTATCGATGCAGgttcttttaatttatttatttttttattcaaagtttttatttctatcGAGACACGGACGGTATAAAAATACTCTACGTTTCATTCACGATAGGCACTGATCGACTAATTATCGtgctattgttattatcgtgCAAAGAAAATGTTTACTATATTTATTCGAAAACGAACAAAGGAGATGATTAGTTGtacggtataataatattaagattACGGTATTGAGGAACAAAGATTTAATACGGTATTCGTCACTTTTTTGCGATAACGCAGCGGTTGagtgaataatcaaaaaaataaataaatgtgaaaaaaaaaaggaaacaaagagATATTGTATATATCTTAGTTCACAATGTACTTTGTCAATCGgtgaaaattgcaaataaGATAAGGCGAGATACCGATGTGATGTATATGTTGAATTACTCGCGGGTCAATAACTGCATCGGTGATACTTTTTAGgtgttattttcgaaatagaTATAGAATAATGTTCACAGAGTTAGAacgatttttcacgaaatccCGAATTATCTCGCAATACTTGGGTACCTTTTCACTGTGAAAGATTGCAAGCCGAGCTGAGGAGATGTGAAATCAACTTTGACTACCGATCGAATGTTTATAGGCAGACTTGAGAGAGGTAAAAGTTTGATCGGTGGACGGTAGGTTTCTGGTGGAGAAATTGGAATACCCTGGGATGTCGGTTTATTGGCCATTCTCTATTATTGCACAATCCGACCAATCGAATAGTAGTCATTGTTGTGCGCCCCGGAAAGCCATGGCAACACGCTGTGACGCAAATTCACGTTACATGCATGCATAATTCTAAATTCCCGAATGCGCGACaaattgcaaaaacaaaagcgtttaatcatattttttacgGGGAAGTGAATCGATGCAGAGGAAAACCAATTACACCGTGCTAATAAACCTGAAAGATTGTTAACAGAAACGAagaagcgagaaaaaaattgatatttctaGCCGAATCTTGAGATTCGAAATAACTTATTTCGAACGACGATAGGTGATACTCGTGTGGACATCGATTCAGAGACGGCTAGTTTTTCGGATTACGTTGGTAATACAGTTTTAGCCTACAGTCATAGACTACAgattgtcttttttttcgaccaacaGGTATTGGTCAACTGACCACGTCTCGAATGCACAATTTTAAATCCTTAAAAATTCTGTAATCTATATTTTCATCAGGTGGAataccgattttttttaaacgtgtTTCGCATTTATTCTGCAATATCCAGATCCTTTGCAAGGATGCGGCCTACTTggtattttcattttagaaTATTAGGTCAGTGTAATATTAAGGTGATATGTGGAGAGCTATATATCAGTGATGAGAGGACTCTGTGCTTCTGTTTGGGCTTCGCGCACTCTATCCTCTATTAGCAAGTCTATGCCGTTACGTGCTGCTGTATCTGCGTTACCAACGTAATAGACTCGGCCGGAAAACTAGCCGTCACGGAATTAATGTCCACGTGTGTACATGCGTACGATGCAATAACTGCATTGCGAACAACGAGCTAAATTCGCGGAGAATTTTCCAACTCATTGTAACTGAATTATGTGTAATACCCGCATTCAGACAAAGAAAAGGACCAAGACGGAAAGTGACGACGGTGATTAATGGGGGGGAAAAACGCGAACAGTTAATGATGAATTCCGCCCGTAGATGATGAGTTTaataaattctgaaaaaatttgaatttattcgaatattattatacataactaTACATAGTATTCAAAGATCTTGATAGATAACACGTCCGCCTCCCTTTTTATGTATTAGACGATACGCGTACATATGCATAATATGTttgtgtgttttgttttttagttgttgttgttataacAAACAATCAGtctacatatacacacataataTGGTCGGTTCGATCTTATTCTCTGCACTTTTTATACCGTATTATATACACTTTTGCGTAGACTGATTATTGGCGCGAAAATGATTTTGCGGTCATCGAGGTTTCCCGTTCACATAGTTTATATATTGAGATTTTCGATCTGTTCTCTTAAAATGAGCACAAAAAATGCAGATTATAATCAACCCAATTGTCTACTTAACATACGTCATACATATAACATATCATAATAGaacgtaaaatattttttatttctttttttttcctcattttttctttgtttataaaatggtgaattttaaaatagtttttttttttgtttgtttgttacATCGTAATAATATTTCTAATCAGTTAAACTTACAAAGACGTATccctataaattttttttatacagttcAATTAATTTATCGGTTTGTTGTTACCTGCGTGTATGttttttgtggtttttttttccttcttaaattatactttcgaaaatttcattcatttcctTTGCTTCTACATTGATTACTCACCCATATTATGcctatttttcttaattttttttttcttcctttattACCTATTTTATTCCTTTACAATATAACTTAGGCTTAAAGCACACCAAGGCCACTCACCAAACTAATTTTCCGTCccttttatatttattatttacctATTAATTATCAACGTCTCCAGCCACAGGCTGAGTCAACAACTTGATTtaagagaagaaataaaaatgaaacatatTCATCTCTTCTTCATGAAATTGGACAAGTTTATGAacagggaaatttttttcttcaacgagTCATAAACTTGCGTTGGTATGGAAAATTAACTTGGCGTACAAGCTGtaggtattaaaaaaaaaaaaaaaaaaaaaatggcccGTTTTCTGCGCCGGCGTACACAGATCTtaaagtaaattttaatcTTTTAACAGTAACGTCAATAACTAGGGTTCTGTTTGTCTTATACGTTAAgcttgtaataataataataataataataataatctagACGTTAAAATAaggtttaaaaattaattttaataggcTATGTCtgttttactttcttttcttAGATTTGTGCTATAAAAATAGTGCTAAAAGCACGGATGCATTTTACTCAATTACTAATCAACAGTCGCTAAGAAGTTTTCTTGGCATACAAGGAGATCAATTGAGCccccaaatttaaaaatatcaatcgtTAATGGTCCTCGCATGGATGATTTCGTTACACATACTCGTAACAGTCCGTAGTAGAACTGAACCAACATTTGCGCACTTCTGTTATTGAATGATGAAAACGACTTcaagtgaaattttaaacaagTAAACATGCCGCAACATGAAATGCGGGGtcaaataatcaaattttttcattctttcttgtgatttaaaacaaaaactttttcaaattattaaaaaaaaatttttttctcttttgtctGTAACATTATCGCCAAAAACGCATAtttaaatgtataatttaaagcattggaaaaaaaatccgttattatcgtttttttttcttacctttgTTTCTTTCCTTAGCATCGTTaataatgtaaataaatatttaaatggTCTCCAAAGGACTTT
Proteins encoded in this region:
- the LOC124215339 gene encoding uncharacterized protein isoform X2, coding for MSGYAEVVIESNLKPSQFGKSGGNNEDFEETYESPLEKSKPMPPRMMPMAEAVEELPRNEPEIMEFSNARKTIEESNNRVKTLNKRSTAGFTNEGFDQGSEANFIPDPPTRKSENLESQDLQIRPKSLASVDPEKGKNDPPPPSPPEQDKPDIGFRSVINAIKSLDVNRYATKKTIAQGMLDIALLTANASQLKYILQVGKQHEFYILMLSLICTSIGLQVIQGVICILLGSSLNINKQQDQRKANIWNNICLVLMLLTVAVNAVISAFDMRDSSALTDVNTTKGSSTSRLGSGLR
- the LOC124215339 gene encoding uncharacterized protein isoform X1 → MSGYAEVVIESNLKPSQFGKSGGNNEDFEETYESPLEKSKPMPPRMMPMAEAVEELPRNEPEIMEFSNARKTIEESNNRVKTLNKRSTAGFTNEGFDQGSEANFIPDPPTRKSENLESQDLQIRPKSLASVDPEKGKNDPPPPSPPEQDKPDIGFRSVINAIKSLDVNRYATKKTIAQGMLDIALLTANASQLKYILQVGKQHEFYILMLSLICTSIGLQAFVGVLYVIIGGLNINKSRDHRAALILNDLILLGVFLISLINIIISGFGMEQSNAHIAYQYSAAYNRKRNELYPEKATDSPN
- the LOC124215339 gene encoding uncharacterized protein isoform X4, coding for MSGYAEVVIESNLKPSQFGKSGGNNEDFEETYESPLEKSKPMPPRMMPMAEAVEELPRNEPEIMEFSNARKTIEESNNRVKTLNKRSTAGFTNEGFDQGSEANFIPDPPTRKSENLESQDLQIRPKSLASVDPEKGKNDPPPPSPPEQDKPDIGFRSVINAIKSLDVNRYATKKTIAQGMLDIALLTANASQLKYILQVGKQHEFYILMLSLICTSIGLQVLFHANYKL
- the LOC124215339 gene encoding uncharacterized protein isoform X3; translation: MSGYAEVVIESNLKPSQFGKSGGNNEDFEETYESPLEKSKPMPPRMMPMAEAVEELPRNEPEIMEFSNARKTIEESNNRVKTLNKRSTAGFTNEGFDQGSEANFIPDPPTRKSENLESQDLQIRPKSLASVDPEKGKNDPPPPSPPEQDKPDIGFRSVINAIKSLDVNRYATKKTIAQGMLDIALLTANASQLKYILQVGKQHEFYILMLSLICTSIGLQILSGLLSLSLNLLRDCRMDDNAFARSVDLIGKARVTLSFVVFLDNLFIATFDPTGLNGLLMSDVAAEMLSGSN